In Stomoxys calcitrans chromosome 2, idStoCalc2.1, whole genome shotgun sequence, the following proteins share a genomic window:
- the LOC106081978 gene encoding mucin-2-like, which translates to MTAKGITQMAISRHISKNRKKYNWTAMKTSRILGTILVALLINIISYGEAQVPVYKPAVKNKSIDYRMSLAQILNMPEVKTNPYNLFKSREEFIYFAEKYIKNRKIYDYKVYRPYEPAAKPTPSLAYEYVRRILESLNILNPAWNGGNEIENSDGTSTTSSTVNKDVSQLSTTEGPLVTNSTEGIKNETYIQSTTLESSMAETTTPAAEGMLPYDKNYTSTTESIFTIPISTTEAYVNYTSTTEELMFTSLPETTESFAPHSTTEAQYSTSVETTEAVDYSDRDHKTSTESAFTTPANIFVGTSESTIVLSTDPSFPTELTTHEAVQSTPTENEDTTTTSSSQSKTETTSASWILDSTTADVFFPTTSMTFVGNEVEQTTEVSAEFIPTTSENPPGYESNEETTNLYFSTNFTFDPITNEQSTPSYEVDNNIDATTENEYNSSGVILQYQTTWPTLFETTTYEAIEYSPTDEPSTNEQTTPSYEFNSSDVLSQYQTTWPTVFETTTNGIIEYSTTDESATIETNSASIQETTTFGTPEYSTAENEFNSSGVIIQYQTTWPTVLETTTNGIIEYSTTDESAILETNTASFHETTTFDTPEHSTAEKEFNSNGVIIQYQTTWPTVFETTTDVTTEYSTTDILSVPKTSPSAVQETTTFDTTEYFTLENEFNSSAIMTQYQTTWPMVFETTTYDTTKYSTIDPYENYSKLRSVAEDSSPATVLYPTTEPDIPTTTTTGNIEYSTSDMSSNLDASLEHIKLKTDQSNEFEMPVYSTESNELSISDMDQTTNLESIMFADAFVPHMLENLKESVDQTTNAGTFETTTFTDEVQPTSDTFPNTEETTTLVIEAAFSEALEFDGTTSPSIIETTTTDYTPTEGSLSLTATEDASYALVETPKTLDLTIASSANVDNETNAEYVPTSTTEIAIETTSSSFTPEVKDDYEETEIYQTIDPRMYETTTVGSTTNEGSSVLQDMLGHIPKEGLIEAATIIESTEPLDIPIKTLQSIDSVTEQEYQPTSTMEPMVKAEDLTGLPQKLSSFYGSALKDDYEYTMDTMDSTSSPHTETLTVLDTQYTTSYTEKVFPSIPLKELQSHVDGTSNRRMKAFAIDNTLENDNSFIPDTELANKLDQFATVKKEFLEQFTDATISSLLTTSAEFPSSTLPYATDTDISEETTTLREEEYVTENSPTSANFETEAFTLNIENVDKQTSYPTEEPALEYTTETNILPSTTVIYDSTEYPSTTESLIYLEEEINEGTTTEIIPESTTYSFPSTTDFPITTDESYRSTTEIWEEVAVYEDDEFFTESPTENFNLTTIRNSPQLPTSTESSDTTTETLQEAPYIESSLDSTRESSKSLTSLPATPTYSLEDLATSTKSYTATTEILEDYSAKSTTEPPMPLFKLAANGSTQLDTLAESSGFPNDISKKASSNPYKKFSKNNVSSMTATAKELTPSIVGKTIERSQDSELAKVEDNLELLQVITSTIANLDIKTTTTLVSEKEPTLSTQSSNTVTNSESIVDGYTTVSSISSFHNDFDTTTPSLQDSETTTAFQQNETVSNKLTEILNSTETTNLSGSESLQPKLNNSSSNELHLANNEVHSIQNIEEPTNLPVINADEDFGTIYRYRSGSRSLKLDNGNSLPPKKIRYSSDVMPTLD; encoded by the exons ATGACGGCAAAAGGCATTACCCAAATGGCAATAAGTAGGCACATCTCCAAGAACCGTAAAAAATACAATTGGACAG CTATGAAGACGTCAAGGATATTGGGaacaattctggtcgctttGCTAATTAACATCATTAGTTATGGTGAGGCTCAAGTGCCTGTCTACAAGCCAGCGGTAAAGAATAAATCAATAGATTATCGTATGTCCTTGGCGCAGATATTGAACATGCCTGAAGTTAAAACGAACCCCTACAACCTATTCAAATCAAGGGAAGAGTTTATTTACTTTGccgaaaaatacataaaaaatcgCAAAATATATGACTATAAAGTCTATCGACCTTATGAACCAGCAGCGAAACCGACGCCCTCCTTGGCCTATGAATATGTCAGAAGAATATTGGAATCCTTGAATATTTTGAACCCAGCATGGAATGGaggaaatgaaattgaaaattctgATGGTACATCAACTACTTCATCCACAGTGAATAAAGATGTGTCACAGCTTTCTACCACCGAGGGACCGCTTGTAACAAATTCCACAGAAGGAATAAAAAATGAAACTTATATTCAAAGCACTACCCTTGAAAGTTCTATGGCAGAAACCACGACACCTGCCGCTGAAGGAATGCTTCCTTATGACAAGAATTATACCTCAACTACTGAGTCAATTTTTACCATTCCAATTAGTACCACTGAAGCCTATGTTAACTATACGTCCACCACAGAGGAACTAATGTTTACATCTTTGCCGGAAACTACAGAAAGTTTTGCACCACACTCTACAACAGAAGCTCAATATTCAACATCAGTGGAAACAACGGAAGCAGTAGATTATAGCGATCGAGATCACAAGACATCAACTGAATCAGCATTTACTACTCCAGCAAATATATTCGTCGGTACAAGTGAATCCACAATTGTACTAAGCACTGATCCAAGTTTTCCTACGGAATTAACAACACATGAAGCAGTCCAATCCACTCCAACAGAAAATGAAGACACTACTACCACTAGTAGTTCCCAAAGTAAGACAGAGACAACCTCCGCTAGTTGGATATTGGATTCAACAACTGCAGATGTATTTTTCCCTACAACTTCCATGACTTTTGTTGGAAATGAAGTGGAGCAAACAACAGAAGTTAGTGCAGAATTTATTCCTACAACTTCTGAGAATCCACCAGGATATGAGAGTAATGAAGAGACAACTAATCTTTACTTCAGcacaaatttcacttttgatccAATAACAAATGAACAGTCAACTCCTTCATACGAGGTTGATAACAATATAGATGCTACTacagaaaatgaatataactccAGCGGTGTTATACTACAATACCAAACCACCTGGCCGACGCTATTTGAAACAACAACATACGAAGCAATTGAATATTCGCCCACAGATGAACCTTCTACAAATGAACAGACAACTCCTTCATACGAGTTTAACTCCAGCGATGTTTTGAGTCAGTATCAAACCACCTGGCCTACGGTGTTTGAAACCACAACTAACGGTATAATTGAATATTCGACCACAGATGAATCTGCTACCATAGAAACCAACAGTGCTTCCATTCAAGAAACCACAACTTTTGGTACACCTGAATATTCTACTGcagaaaatgaatttaattCCAGCGGTGTTATAATACAATACCAAACCACCTGGCCTACAGTGCTTGAAACAACAACTAACGGTATAATAGAATATTCGACCACAGATGAGTCTGCTATTCTAGAAACCAACACTGCTTCCTTTCACGAAACCACAACTTTTGATACACCTGAACATTCTACTGCAGAAAAAGAATTTAACTCCAACGGTGTTATAATACAATACCAAACCACCTGGCCTACAGTGTTTGAAACAACAACAGACGTGACAACTGAATATTCGACCACGGATATATTATCTGTTCCAAAAACCAGCCCTTCTGCCGTTCAAGAAACCACAACATTTGATACAACTGAGTATTTTACTCTAGAAAATGAATTTAACTCTAGCGCCATTATGACTCAATATCAAACCACCTGGCCTATGGTATTTGAAACAACAACATACGATACAACAAAATATTCCACCATAGATCCATATGAAAATTATTCAAAACTTCGATCGGTAGCTGAAGATTCTAGTCCGGCCACAGTTTTGTATCCAACAACAGAACCGGATAttcctacaacaacaactactggCAATATTGAGTATTCTACCTCAGATATGTCTTCTAATCTTGATGCTTCTTTGGAGCACATAAAATTGAAAACAGATCAATCTAACGAATTCGAGATGCCAGTTTACTCCACTGAAAGTAATGAACTTTCCATTTCTGATATGGACCAAACAACCAACTTAGAAAGCATCATGTTTGCCGATGCATTTGTACCACATATGCTAGAGAATCTAAAAGAATCTGTGGATCAAACGACCAATGCTGGAACATTTGAAACCACAACATTTACTGATGAAGTTCAACCTACATCTGATACCTTCCCAAATACAGAAGAAACAACAACACTTGTAATTGAAGCTGCTTTCAGTGAGGCATTAGAGTTCGATGGAACAACTAGCCCAAGCATTATTGAAACAACGACCACCGATTATACTCCTACCGAAGGAAGTTTAAGTCTAACCGCAACAGAAGATGCTTCTTACGCCTTGGTTGAAACCCCAAAAACTTTAGATTTAACCATAGCTTCTTCAGCGAATGTTGATAATGAAACTAATGCAGAATATGTGCCAACTTCAACAACGGAAATCGCAATCGAAACAACTTCTAGCTCCTTTACTCCAGAAGTAAAAGATGACTATGAGGAAACTGAAATATATCAAACCATTGACCCCAGAATGTATGAAACAACAACAGTTGGTTCAACTACCAACGAGGGGTCTTCGGTTCTGCAGGATATGTTAGGTCATATACCAAAAGAAGGTTTAATCGAGGCTGCGACCATAATTGAGTCCACTGAGCCCTTAGATatacccataaaaactttacaaaGTATTGACAGCGTAACTGAGCAAGAGTATCAACCCACATCAACAATGGAACCAATGGTTAAAGCGGAAGACCTGACTGGTTTACCACAAAAACTTTCTAGTTTTTATGGCTCAGCTTTAAAAGATGACTATGAATATACAATGGATACCATGGACTCTACCTCATCGCCCCATACAGAGACTTTAACAGTTTTAGATACGCAATATACAACATCTTATACTGAAAAAGTATTTCCCTCAATACCTTTGAAAGAGTTACAGTCCCATGTTGATGGCACATCCAATAGAAGAATGAAAGCATTTGCAATTGACAATACTCTGGAAAACGATAATTCTTTTATTCCTGACACAGAATTGGCGAACAAATTGGACCAATTCGCCACTGTGAAAAAAGAATTCTTGGAGCAGTTTACTGATGCAACCATATCTTCTCTACTAACAACCTCAGCGGAATTCCCTTCTTCAACACTACCATATGCAACTGATACCGATATCTCCGAAGAAACTACAACCTTGAGAGAAGAAGAATATGTGACAGAAAATTCACCAACATCTGCAAACTTTGAAACTGAAGCGTTTACTCTTAACATCGAAAATGTTGATAAACAAACAAGTTATCCGACAGAAGAACCGGCTTTGGAATATACAACTGAAACCAACATCTTGCCCTCTACAACTGTCATATACGATTCAACAGAATACCCTTCCACAACAGAGTCTTTGATATATTTAGAAGAAGAAATTAATGAAGGCACCACTACAGAAATTATTCCAGAAAGCACAACTTATAGTTTCCCTTCAACAACTGATTTCCCTATAACAACCGATGAGTCTTATAGATCTaccaccgaaatttgggaggaagTGGCAGTATATGAAGATGATGAATTTTTTACAGAATCCCCTACTGAGAACTTTAATCTTACTACAATAAGAAATTCGCCACAACTTCCTACTTCTACTGAGTCCTCTGATACTACGACTGAAACTTTACAGGAAGCACCGTATATAGAATCGTCATTAGATTCCACTAGAGAATCTTCTAAATCTTTGACTTCCTTGCCAGCAACCCCAACATACAGCCTAGAAGATCTCGCTACTTCAACAAAATCTTATACAGCTACCACTGAAATCCTAGAAGATTATTCTGCAAAATCCACAACTGAACCTCCAATGCCACTTTTTAAACTTGCAGCAAATGGTTCCACACAACTGGACACTTTAGCTGAGAGTTCAGGTTTTCCCAATGACATTTCAAAAAAAGCATCCAGCAATCCATACAAGAAATTCTCTAAAAACAACGTATCATCCATGACTGCCACAGCAAAAGAGTTAACTCCATCAATAGTGGGAAAAACAATAGAAAGATCCCAAGATTCCGAACTTGCTAAAGTGGAAGATAATCTTGAACTCCTACAAGTAATAACATCGACAATTGCAAATTTAGAcatcaaaacaacaacaacattagttTCCGAAAAGGAACCTACATTATCAACGCAGAGTTCCAACACTGTAACCAACAGTGAATCCATAGTTGATGGTTATACTACGGTATCATCCATATCAAGTTTCCATAACGATTTTGATACCACCACTCCCTCACTCCAAGATTCTGAAACAACAACCGCTTTTCAGCAAAATGAAACCGTGTCAAATAAGCTCACTGAAATCTTAAATTCAACGGAAACAACAAATCTTTCCGGATCCGAAAGTTTACAACCCAAACTGAACAACAGTTCCTCCAATGAATTACATTTAGCAAATAATGAAGTCCATTCAATACAAAATATCGAAGAACCAACTAATTTACCAGTTATAAATGCAGATGAAGACTTTGGTACAATTTATAGATATAGATCAGGATCCCGATCTCTTAAGTTAGATAATGGTAACAGCTTACCACCAAAGAAAATAAGATATTCATCTGATGTAATGCCTACTTTAGACTAA